One Misgurnus anguillicaudatus chromosome 22, ASM2758022v2, whole genome shotgun sequence DNA segment encodes these proteins:
- the zdhhc8b gene encoding palmitoyltransferase ZDHHC8B isoform X2 — MPNSVGKRFKPTKYIPVSTAATLLVGSTTLFFVFTCPWLTKAISPVVPLYNGIVFLFVLANFSMATFMDPGVFPRADEDEDKDDDFRAPLYKNVEIKGIQVRMKWCATCHFYRPPRCSHCSVCDNCVEEFDHHCPWVNNCIGRRNYRYFFLFLLSLSVHMVGVFSFGLLFVLHHLENLSALHTTVTLVVMCVAGLFFIPVVGLTGFHMVLVTRGRTTNEQVTGKFRGGVNPFTRGCCGNVKHVLCSPLVPRYVSDPRKKTPVTIKPPFLRPDLPNHHVTVKVSDNGIHSNVFLTKSKTSLDGVDDKSLVVQPPLPPKADRYNQLKSSLASSEESSLSSKPTNPSTPAMYKYRPSFGTMPKVHYHATGEKIIMSENGKPSSVLEERGHDYRSEPNLDLPDYRSPSLHRTYQSSPFQLDSFSTTSRSFSLKQGVNRSDRGPLADGKPETVTSTPHKGVFSPGTLSGRNGSLSYDSLLTPSMTPSVGECAAHPGVPSMGFHSPYLPTKMCHVRGPEFQRHAGPSSYSPVHVGAMYGRQSPHSRDRERDPSPVRYDNLSKTIMASIQERKELEEREKLMHTQASMAYANDSGVFDTCSGAAYGLPHGVCYPDGPRGPGSREPTPPVCGSRDNLIGVVGYPPRTPALRSSASSLIRAPRTSTTSLHTDGSNGGNMQGRTTETQYRSPLHQTRQSPTTVPRSPSYTHQKVAFISALERAESPHLGTRTSQSLPV, encoded by the exons GTGTCCGTGGTTAACCAAGGCTATCTCCCCTGTTGTGCCTCTATACAATGGCATCGTCTTCCTCTTTGTGCTGGCCAACTTCAGCATGGCCACCTTCATGGATCCAGGAGTCTTCCCCAGAG CGGACGAAGACGAAGATAAAGACGACGATTTCCGTGCTCCGCTTTACAAAAACGTGGAGATAAAGGGCATTCAAGTGCGAATGAAATGGTGCGCCACGTGCCATTTCTACAGACCTCCACGCTGCTCGCATTGCAGTGTGTGCGACAACTGTGTAGAG GAGTTTGACCACCACTGCCCGTGGGTGAACAACTGCATCGGTCGGAGGAATtatcgatatttctttttgtTCCTGTTGTCTCTTAGTGTTCACATGGTGGGCGTGTTTTCCTTCGGCCTGCTGTTTGTGTTACACCACCTGGAAAATTTAAGTGCGCTCCACACAACTGTAAC TCTGGTGGTTATGTGTGTGGCCGGACTGTTTTTCATTCCAGTTGTGGGTCTCACTGGATTTCACATGGTTCTAGTGACCCGAGGACGCACCACAAACGAACAG GTAACAGGAAAGTTCAGAGGAGGAGTGAATCCCTTCACTCGGGGTTGCTGTGGCAACGTGAAGCATGTCTTATGTAGTCCGCTTGTACCAAG ATACGTTTCTGATCCCAGAAAGAAAACACCTGTCACTATCAAACCACCGTTCCTCCGTCCTGACCTCCCCAACCACCACGTCACCGTAAAAGTCAGCGACAATGGTATCCATAGCAACGTCTTTCTAACCAAA TCCAAGACCAGCCTGGATGGCGTGGATGATAAAAGTTTAGTCGTACAGCCACCATTGCCACCTAAAGCAGACCGCTACAACCAGCTCAAGAGTTCACTCGCTTCCAGTGAAG AGAGTTCCCTATCCAGCAAACCCACCAATCCATCCACCCCAGCAATGTACAAATACAGACCATCCTTCGGCACCATGCCCAAAGTGCACTATCACGCAACAGGAGAGAAG ATCATAATGTCTGAAAACGGTAAACCCTCTTCAGTTTTAGAAGAGAGAGGTCACGATTACCGTTCAGAGCCAAATCTGGATCTGCCGGACTACCGTAGCCCATCTCTCCATCGAACATACCAGTCCTCCCCTTTCCAGCTTGACTCCTTCAGCACCACGTCTCGCTCGTTCAGTCTTAAACAGGGAGTAAACAGGTCTGACCGTGGACCGCTAGCCGACGGCAAACCTGAAACGGTCACCTCAACCCCTCACAAAGGAGTCTTTTCCCCTGGAACCCTGTCTGGACGTAACGGCAGTCTCTCCTACGATAGCTTGCTGACCCCTAGTATGACACCTTCCGTGGGTGAGTGTGCCGCCCACCCAGGTGTGCCCTCAATGGGATTTCACTCACCCTACCTGCCCACTAAAATGTGCCACGTTCGAGGGCCCGAGTTTCAACGGCATGCCGGCCCATCATCCTACAGCCCTGTGCATGTTGGTGCGATGTACGGCCGCCAGTCGCCACACTCAAGAGACCGAGAGCGAGACCCCTCCCCAGTACGTTATGACAACCTCTCCAAAACCATCATGGCCTCCATCCAGGAGAGAAAAGAGCTCGAGGAGAGAGAGAAGCTCATGCACACTCAAGCATCAATGGCTTACGCCAACGATTCGGGTGTGTTCGATACCTGTTCTGGGGCCGCCTATGGACTTCCACACGGGGTGTGCTACCCTGATGGCCCCAGAGGTCCCGGCTCCAGAGAGCCCACTCCTCCCGTGTGCGGGTCTCGGGATAACTTGATAGGAGTTGTGGGATACCCTCCCCGAACCCCTGCTCTTCGTTCCTCTGCCTCCTCGCTGATCAGAGCGCCGAGGACTTCCACGACTTCTCTCCACACAGATGGAAGCAATGGAGGAAATATGCAGGGACGAACGACAGAAACTCAATATCGCTCTCCGTTACACCAGACGCGTCAGTCCCCAACCACTGTGCCCCGATCTCCCTCATACACGCACCAGAAGGTCGCCTTTATTAGCGCCCTGGAGAGGGCTGAGTCACCACATCTGGGTACAAG AACTTCTCAATCTCTTCCTGTCTGA
- the zdhhc8b gene encoding palmitoyltransferase ZDHHC8B isoform X1 — translation MPNSVGKRFKPTKYIPVSTAATLLVGSTTLFFVFTCPWLTKAISPVVPLYNGIVFLFVLANFSMATFMDPGVFPRADEDEDKDDDFRAPLYKNVEIKGIQVRMKWCATCHFYRPPRCSHCSVCDNCVEEFDHHCPWVNNCIGRRNYRYFFLFLLSLSVHMVGVFSFGLLFVLHHLENLSALHTTVTLVVMCVAGLFFIPVVGLTGFHMVLVTRGRTTNEQVTGKFRGGVNPFTRGCCGNVKHVLCSPLVPRYVSDPRKKTPVTIKPPFLRPDLPNHHVTVKVSDNGIHSNVFLTKSKTSLDGVDDKSLVVQPPLPPKADRYNQLKSSLASSEESSLSSKPTNPSTPAMYKYRPSFGTMPKVHYHATGEKIIMSENGKPSSVLEERGHDYRSEPNLDLPDYRSPSLHRTYQSSPFQLDSFSTTSRSFSLKQGVNRSDRGPLADGKPETVTSTPHKGVFSPGTLSGRNGSLSYDSLLTPSMTPSVGECAAHPGVPSMGFHSPYLPTKMCHVRGPEFQRHAGPSSYSPVHVGAMYGRQSPHSRDRERDPSPVRYDNLSKTIMASIQERKELEEREKLMHTQASMAYANDSGVFDTCSGAAYGLPHGVCYPDGPRGPGSREPTPPVCGSRDNLIGVVGYPPRTPALRSSASSLIRAPRTSTTSLHTDGSNGGNMQGRTTETQYRSPLHQTRQSPTTVPRSPSYTHQKVAFISALERAESPHLGTREDRGQGKVNGQLKHGLARDCHLGTPSGTPLSPSRHTNVKKVTGVGGTTYEISV, via the exons GTGTCCGTGGTTAACCAAGGCTATCTCCCCTGTTGTGCCTCTATACAATGGCATCGTCTTCCTCTTTGTGCTGGCCAACTTCAGCATGGCCACCTTCATGGATCCAGGAGTCTTCCCCAGAG CGGACGAAGACGAAGATAAAGACGACGATTTCCGTGCTCCGCTTTACAAAAACGTGGAGATAAAGGGCATTCAAGTGCGAATGAAATGGTGCGCCACGTGCCATTTCTACAGACCTCCACGCTGCTCGCATTGCAGTGTGTGCGACAACTGTGTAGAG GAGTTTGACCACCACTGCCCGTGGGTGAACAACTGCATCGGTCGGAGGAATtatcgatatttctttttgtTCCTGTTGTCTCTTAGTGTTCACATGGTGGGCGTGTTTTCCTTCGGCCTGCTGTTTGTGTTACACCACCTGGAAAATTTAAGTGCGCTCCACACAACTGTAAC TCTGGTGGTTATGTGTGTGGCCGGACTGTTTTTCATTCCAGTTGTGGGTCTCACTGGATTTCACATGGTTCTAGTGACCCGAGGACGCACCACAAACGAACAG GTAACAGGAAAGTTCAGAGGAGGAGTGAATCCCTTCACTCGGGGTTGCTGTGGCAACGTGAAGCATGTCTTATGTAGTCCGCTTGTACCAAG ATACGTTTCTGATCCCAGAAAGAAAACACCTGTCACTATCAAACCACCGTTCCTCCGTCCTGACCTCCCCAACCACCACGTCACCGTAAAAGTCAGCGACAATGGTATCCATAGCAACGTCTTTCTAACCAAA TCCAAGACCAGCCTGGATGGCGTGGATGATAAAAGTTTAGTCGTACAGCCACCATTGCCACCTAAAGCAGACCGCTACAACCAGCTCAAGAGTTCACTCGCTTCCAGTGAAG AGAGTTCCCTATCCAGCAAACCCACCAATCCATCCACCCCAGCAATGTACAAATACAGACCATCCTTCGGCACCATGCCCAAAGTGCACTATCACGCAACAGGAGAGAAG ATCATAATGTCTGAAAACGGTAAACCCTCTTCAGTTTTAGAAGAGAGAGGTCACGATTACCGTTCAGAGCCAAATCTGGATCTGCCGGACTACCGTAGCCCATCTCTCCATCGAACATACCAGTCCTCCCCTTTCCAGCTTGACTCCTTCAGCACCACGTCTCGCTCGTTCAGTCTTAAACAGGGAGTAAACAGGTCTGACCGTGGACCGCTAGCCGACGGCAAACCTGAAACGGTCACCTCAACCCCTCACAAAGGAGTCTTTTCCCCTGGAACCCTGTCTGGACGTAACGGCAGTCTCTCCTACGATAGCTTGCTGACCCCTAGTATGACACCTTCCGTGGGTGAGTGTGCCGCCCACCCAGGTGTGCCCTCAATGGGATTTCACTCACCCTACCTGCCCACTAAAATGTGCCACGTTCGAGGGCCCGAGTTTCAACGGCATGCCGGCCCATCATCCTACAGCCCTGTGCATGTTGGTGCGATGTACGGCCGCCAGTCGCCACACTCAAGAGACCGAGAGCGAGACCCCTCCCCAGTACGTTATGACAACCTCTCCAAAACCATCATGGCCTCCATCCAGGAGAGAAAAGAGCTCGAGGAGAGAGAGAAGCTCATGCACACTCAAGCATCAATGGCTTACGCCAACGATTCGGGTGTGTTCGATACCTGTTCTGGGGCCGCCTATGGACTTCCACACGGGGTGTGCTACCCTGATGGCCCCAGAGGTCCCGGCTCCAGAGAGCCCACTCCTCCCGTGTGCGGGTCTCGGGATAACTTGATAGGAGTTGTGGGATACCCTCCCCGAACCCCTGCTCTTCGTTCCTCTGCCTCCTCGCTGATCAGAGCGCCGAGGACTTCCACGACTTCTCTCCACACAGATGGAAGCAATGGAGGAAATATGCAGGGACGAACGACAGAAACTCAATATCGCTCTCCGTTACACCAGACGCGTCAGTCCCCAACCACTGTGCCCCGATCTCCCTCATACACGCACCAGAAGGTCGCCTTTATTAGCGCCCTGGAGAGGGCTGAGTCACCACATCTGGGTACAAG AGAGGACCGTGGTCAAGGTAAAGTCAACGGACAACTAAAGCACGGCCTAGCACGTGACTGCCATCTAGGGACACCTTCAGGAACTCCACTGAGTCCCAGCAGACACACCAATGTCAAAAAAGTCACAGGCGTTGGTGGAACTACATATGAGATTTCCGTTTGA